From the genome of Flavobacterium ovatum, one region includes:
- a CDS encoding heme-binding protein has protein sequence MKLFKQVKMGVIALVLTVMPSITQAQITNDITEGEAFKVLLAAKKNAEVQNVVVNIAVVDAGANLKAFIRMDDSFLGSIDVAIKKAKTARYFNMDTGKLGELTQPGGIIYNIEHSNGGLMTFPGGVPIKNKAGKIIGAIGVSGGTIDQDRAIAMVGAAAVVE, from the coding sequence ATGAAATTATTTAAGCAAGTGAAGATGGGTGTAATTGCACTCGTACTAACAGTGATGCCTAGTATTACGCAAGCACAAATTACCAATGATATTACAGAAGGAGAAGCTTTTAAAGTCCTTTTGGCAGCAAAGAAAAATGCAGAAGTTCAAAATGTAGTCGTTAATATCGCTGTGGTAGATGCTGGTGCAAACTTGAAAGCTTTTATACGAATGGACGACTCTTTTTTGGGAAGTATTGATGTAGCCATAAAAAAAGCCAAAACCGCACGGTATTTCAACATGGATACCGGAAAATTAGGAGAGTTAACGCAACCTGGAGGAATTATTTATAACATCGAACATTCTAATGGTGGCTTGATGACTTTTCCTGGTGGGGTTCCTATCAAAAATAAAGCAGGCAAGATAATTGGAGCTATTGGCGTGAGCGGCGGAACTATAGATCAAGACAGAGCTATTGCAATGGTAGGAGCAGCGGCAGTTGTGGAGTAA
- a CDS encoding Crp/Fnr family transcriptional regulator: MTNDLLKKNIQKNIELSDSELESICSYFKPQAIQKKEFLLTQGSICKFEGFVLKGCFRIFTIDKKGNENTLYFATKDWWLMDIDSFMNQSPSDLNIQALEDSELLLISREDKLTLYDSLPVVEKLFRVMSQKAIVAWQRRLISNHCKTAKERYFDFVDAYPTIVSKITDKQVASYLGITHEFLSKIKKDQ, translated from the coding sequence ATGACAAACGATTTATTAAAGAAGAACATCCAAAAGAACATTGAACTTTCTGATTCGGAGCTAGAAAGTATTTGCTCGTACTTCAAGCCTCAGGCCATTCAAAAAAAAGAGTTTTTGCTTACACAAGGTAGTATTTGTAAGTTCGAAGGTTTTGTTCTAAAGGGGTGTTTTAGAATCTTCACAATTGATAAAAAGGGAAACGAAAACACCTTATATTTTGCAACCAAAGACTGGTGGCTCATGGACATTGATAGTTTTATGAATCAGTCACCATCGGATTTAAATATTCAAGCTTTGGAGGACAGCGAGCTACTTCTCATTAGTAGAGAAGATAAACTTACGCTTTATGACTCACTTCCTGTTGTCGAGAAATTATTTAGAGTAATGTCGCAAAAAGCCATAGTTGCTTGGCAGCGTCGCCTGATAAGCAATCACTGTAAAACTGCCAAAGAACGCTACTTTGATTTTGTAGATGCCTATCCCACTATCGTTTCTAAGATTACAGACAAACAAGTCGCTAGCTATTTGGGAATAACACATGAATTTTTAAGTAAAATCAAAAAGGATCAGTAA
- a CDS encoding IclR family transcriptional regulator codes for MKQTRSGLNLLNLSRKTQKMAEENNTKYNAPALDKGLDILEYLSSEGIPLSQAEIAQGISKTPSEIYRMLVCLEERGYLIRGSNAGKYRLSLKMYSLSHRHTPFDELKRVSHYPMQNLSEKIRQSCHLSIINNDQLLIIAQMRSPNAVSLSIEEGTHFPLTLTTSGRVFLSIYLEDKRNDFLSRDEHYSKWTKKKQEEFKESILQVQKDGYRSAESNITSGITDFAVPIGLNDSDLNAVLAVSVFSSSIDNEISREKIIEALKEAQGEINKLIGG; via the coding sequence ATGAAACAAACAAGAAGCGGATTAAATTTATTAAATTTGTCTCGTAAAACACAAAAGATGGCTGAAGAAAACAATACAAAATATAATGCTCCCGCACTCGATAAAGGCTTAGATATACTCGAATATTTATCTTCTGAAGGGATTCCGTTGTCGCAAGCAGAAATTGCCCAAGGAATTAGCAAAACGCCAAGCGAAATTTACCGAATGTTAGTTTGCTTGGAAGAAAGAGGGTACTTAATAAGAGGTTCGAATGCGGGAAAGTATCGTTTGTCTTTAAAAATGTATAGCCTTTCGCACCGACACACGCCTTTTGATGAGTTGAAACGAGTGTCGCATTATCCGATGCAAAATTTATCCGAAAAAATCAGGCAGTCTTGTCATTTAAGTATCATCAATAATGACCAATTGTTGATTATAGCCCAAATGCGAAGTCCAAATGCGGTTTCACTTTCGATAGAAGAAGGAACCCATTTTCCACTAACGTTGACTACTTCGGGCAGGGTATTTTTGTCGATTTATTTAGAGGACAAGCGAAACGATTTTTTAAGTCGTGATGAACATTATAGTAAATGGACCAAGAAAAAACAGGAAGAATTCAAGGAATCGATTCTACAAGTTCAAAAAGACGGCTACCGTTCTGCCGAAAGTAACATCACCAGTGGTATCACCGATTTTGCCGTTCCAATAGGGTTGAATGATTCGGATTTGAATGCCGTTTTGGCAGTTTCTGTCTTTTCTTCAAGCATTGATAACGAAATTTCAAGAGAAAAAATTATCGAAGCGCTTAAAGAAGCGCAGGGTGAGATTAATAAATTGATTGGGGGGTAG
- a CDS encoding L-rhamnose/proton symporter RhaT, giving the protein MANPLLGTFIHGVGGVSASTCYVPYQKVKKWSWDTYWLFQASFAWFIFPFVIGFLTVPDLLGVFENSDTTILINATLLGAVYGFGGMCFGFAIKHIGYSLTYTISIGISAILGTIVPLIMHGEFVEKYNAAGGSTIFIGMFLALIGIALCGVAGYRKEADLKRNAVEGATLPSFDMKKGLTLTIIAGVLSAVFGISLEVGAPVAELAGKYGAGNYEGNANLILSTFGAFVTNLIWFLIAGIKNKTLKEFVDVKSIGAKNYGINAGMSILSGALWYGQFFFYGIAHVQMGAYKFASWVIHMSMLIFFSYIIGIVMKEWVAVSKRTYTTLLYALIILVVSFFVMTYGSMQGE; this is encoded by the coding sequence ATGGCAAATCCTTTATTAGGTACTTTTATCCACGGAGTTGGAGGTGTATCTGCTTCAACCTGTTATGTTCCCTATCAAAAAGTAAAAAAATGGTCTTGGGATACCTACTGGTTGTTTCAAGCCAGTTTCGCTTGGTTCATCTTTCCTTTCGTCATCGGATTTCTTACGGTTCCTGATTTATTAGGTGTTTTTGAAAACTCGGATACTACTATTTTAATTAACGCTACCTTATTAGGAGCTGTTTATGGATTTGGCGGAATGTGTTTTGGTTTTGCCATTAAACACATTGGGTATTCGTTGACGTACACTATCTCTATTGGGATTTCTGCCATTCTAGGAACCATTGTTCCCTTAATTATGCACGGTGAGTTTGTAGAAAAATACAACGCTGCTGGTGGAAGTACCATATTTATAGGAATGTTTTTGGCCTTAATAGGTATCGCACTTTGCGGTGTTGCTGGCTATAGAAAAGAAGCGGACTTGAAACGAAATGCGGTTGAAGGTGCTACTCTTCCTTCTTTCGATATGAAAAAAGGGTTGACCTTAACTATTATAGCTGGTGTTTTGTCGGCTGTTTTCGGAATCTCATTAGAAGTGGGTGCTCCCGTAGCCGAGTTGGCGGGGAAATACGGTGCTGGAAATTACGAAGGAAACGCAAACTTGATTCTTTCCACTTTTGGTGCTTTTGTAACCAATTTGATTTGGTTTCTAATCGCTGGGATCAAAAACAAAACTTTAAAAGAATTTGTAGATGTAAAAAGCATCGGTGCAAAAAATTACGGTATCAATGCCGGAATGTCCATTTTGAGTGGTGCACTTTGGTACGGTCAATTTTTCTTTTATGGTATTGCACACGTACAAATGGGTGCTTACAAATTTGCGAGTTGGGTTATTCATATGTCCATGCTTATCTTCTTTAGCTATATCATCGGAATTGTTATGAAAGAATGGGTAGCAGTAAGCAAACGAACATATACCACATTACTATATGCTTTAATAATCTTAGTGGTTTCCTTTTTTGTAATGACTTACGGAAGCATGCAAGGAGAATAA
- a CDS encoding GIY-YIG nuclease family protein produces MKDDKSEYYVYVYIDPRNFEEFYYGKGKGSRKEAHLKDDSDSEKAKRIKAIQNSGLKPIIKVIAKDLTERDAFLIEKTLLWKLGRLLSNKSSGHFAEKFRPHFTLHQNLSGFDFKNGLYYVNIGEGIHRCWDDCRQFNFLSAGQDKKYSDPIRTLEPGDIIVPYLKGHGYVGIGRVEEKAVPISQFKYDGKSLREIPLKKQSMFDNYDNEKSEYLVKVNWIKTVESNQAKKATRKDGIYSTQLIKSTLQGQPKTVEYLEKEFGIKFADLMLTD; encoded by the coding sequence ATGAAAGACGATAAATCAGAGTATTACGTATATGTTTATATTGACCCGAGAAACTTTGAGGAGTTTTATTACGGCAAAGGAAAAGGAAGTCGAAAAGAAGCTCATCTGAAAGATGATAGTGACTCGGAAAAAGCAAAGCGTATTAAAGCAATTCAGAACTCGGGACTTAAACCGATAATAAAAGTTATAGCAAAAGACCTAACAGAAAGAGATGCGTTTCTAATAGAAAAAACTTTATTGTGGAAACTAGGAAGATTACTTTCTAATAAATCATCTGGTCATTTTGCTGAAAAATTTCGTCCGCATTTTACTTTGCACCAAAATCTATCTGGTTTTGATTTTAAAAACGGATTATATTATGTTAATATTGGAGAAGGTATTCACCGTTGCTGGGATGATTGTAGACAATTTAATTTTCTATCGGCTGGACAAGATAAGAAATATAGCGATCCAATTCGAACTTTAGAGCCAGGTGATATAATAGTTCCATATTTGAAAGGTCACGGATATGTTGGTATTGGACGAGTAGAAGAAAAAGCTGTACCTATTTCACAATTTAAATATGATGGAAAATCGCTTCGGGAAATACCACTTAAAAAACAAAGTATGTTTGACAATTACGATAATGAGAAATCAGAGTATCTAGTTAAAGTAAATTGGATTAAAACTGTTGAGAGTAATCAAGCAAAAAAAGCAACAAGAAAAGATGGTATATATTCTACCCAATTAATTAAATCAACACTTCAAGGTCAGCCAAAAACTGTCGAATATTTAGAAAAAGAGTTTGGAATAAAATTTGCCGACTTAATGTTGACTGATTAA
- a CDS encoding extracellular solute-binding protein, which produces MESQPIKLKGITWNHSRGFTSMVATAQRFSELNPNVEITWEKRSLQAFADEPIDELAKRYDLLVIDHPWAGFAGKTKVILPLDEYLPKAFIADLAENTVGHSHVSYSSNGHQYALAIDAATPVASSRPDILEAKGLKLPTNYDELLALAKKGLVIMPGIPQDTLMNFYMMCCNLGEEVCVSKEHVVSQEIGIKALQMLRALAVEMDPAMYDWNPIKVYEAMTLTDKYAYCPWAYGYSNYSRNGYARKLLHFHDMIEINGVGAISTLGGTGLAVSAQSKEIETAMKYLEYVGSEACQKTVFFDGGGQPGHRKAWTDEYTNSITADYFKNTLPGLDRAFLRPRYNGHMYFQDRAGTPIRNYLMNGGDELDLLQQLNALYLKSLEI; this is translated from the coding sequence ATGGAATCACAACCAATCAAATTAAAAGGAATTACTTGGAATCACAGTAGAGGTTTTACCTCAATGGTCGCTACGGCACAACGTTTCTCAGAACTGAATCCGAATGTAGAAATTACATGGGAGAAAAGATCTTTGCAAGCTTTCGCCGATGAGCCTATCGACGAATTAGCAAAACGCTATGACTTATTGGTAATTGACCACCCTTGGGCAGGTTTTGCGGGTAAAACAAAGGTGATCTTACCGCTAGACGAGTATTTGCCAAAAGCGTTTATAGCTGATTTGGCCGAAAATACGGTGGGGCATTCTCATGTGAGTTACAGTTCAAACGGTCACCAATATGCCTTAGCGATTGATGCCGCTACTCCAGTGGCCTCTAGTCGTCCTGATATTTTGGAAGCTAAAGGTCTAAAATTACCGACCAATTATGACGAACTTTTGGCTTTGGCAAAAAAAGGATTGGTTATAATGCCAGGTATTCCACAAGATACGTTGATGAATTTCTATATGATGTGCTGCAACTTGGGCGAAGAAGTTTGTGTGTCCAAAGAACATGTTGTAAGCCAGGAAATAGGTATAAAAGCTTTGCAAATGTTGCGCGCTTTGGCCGTAGAAATGGATCCTGCTATGTACGATTGGAATCCGATCAAAGTATACGAAGCCATGACTTTGACAGACAAATATGCGTATTGTCCTTGGGCTTATGGATATTCTAACTATAGCCGTAATGGGTATGCTCGAAAATTACTGCATTTTCATGATATGATTGAAATCAATGGAGTAGGGGCAATATCAACTTTAGGAGGAACAGGTTTGGCGGTTTCTGCTCAATCAAAAGAAATTGAAACGGCAATGAAATACCTAGAATATGTAGGTTCTGAAGCATGTCAAAAAACGGTTTTCTTTGACGGCGGTGGACAACCGGGTCACAGAAAAGCATGGACAGATGAATATACAAACAGCATCACAGCCGATTATTTCAAGAACACATTACCTGGATTAGACAGAGCATTTTTACGTCCTAGATACAATGGACACATGTACTTTCAAGACAGAGCGGGTACTCCAATCAGAAATTATTTGATGAACGGAGGAGATGAGTTGGATTTATTGCAACAATTGAATGCGTTGTATTTAAAATCATTAGAGATTTAG
- a CDS encoding CaiB/BaiF CoA-transferase family protein has protein sequence MKPLQDILIVDLSQFLSAPSATLRLADLGARVIKVERPETGDICRQLYVSNVILNGESTVFRAINRNKESFQADLKVEKDKAQVLKLIEKADVLVHNFRPGVIERLGFDYETIKKINPSIVYGDISGYGDEGPWKSKPGQDLLVQSLSGVTWLNGKISDGPVPVGLAIVDILAGAHLAQGILAGLIKKAKTGEGSKVSISMLESILDFQFESITTFYHDGGAPTIRPESNSAHAYLGAPYGVYQTASGYMSLAMGAIPFVGELIGCDALAAYPERASWFTERNEIKKILANHLLTNTTEHWLSLLEPADIWCAKIMNWDELFAHDGFKILEMIQKVKMGDGFEYETTRCPIKIDGQYMKSSLGSPALGEHTQAIIKEML, from the coding sequence ATGAAACCATTACAAGATATATTAATCGTTGATTTGAGTCAGTTTTTGTCTGCTCCTTCAGCTACTTTGCGATTGGCCGATTTGGGCGCACGTGTCATTAAAGTCGAACGTCCAGAAACAGGAGATATTTGCCGTCAATTATATGTTTCAAATGTGATATTGAACGGAGAATCGACTGTTTTTAGAGCTATTAATCGAAATAAAGAAAGTTTTCAGGCCGATTTAAAGGTCGAAAAAGATAAAGCACAAGTTTTAAAATTAATCGAAAAAGCCGATGTTTTGGTGCACAATTTCCGCCCAGGAGTGATTGAGCGCTTGGGATTTGATTATGAAACTATCAAAAAAATAAATCCATCGATTGTCTATGGTGATATTTCTGGTTATGGTGATGAGGGTCCGTGGAAAAGTAAGCCAGGACAAGATTTGCTCGTACAATCCTTATCGGGTGTGACTTGGTTGAACGGAAAAATATCCGATGGTCCTGTACCGGTAGGTTTGGCAATTGTTGATATATTGGCAGGAGCGCATTTGGCACAAGGTATTTTGGCTGGATTAATCAAAAAAGCAAAAACTGGCGAAGGTTCAAAAGTTTCGATAAGTATGTTGGAGTCTATTCTTGATTTTCAATTTGAATCGATTACTACTTTTTACCATGATGGTGGCGCGCCTACTATTCGGCCAGAAAGTAATAGTGCACATGCCTATTTGGGTGCACCTTATGGGGTATACCAAACGGCTTCGGGCTATATGTCACTTGCCATGGGAGCCATTCCGTTTGTTGGAGAATTGATTGGATGCGATGCTTTGGCCGCTTATCCAGAACGTGCTAGTTGGTTTACAGAACGTAACGAAATCAAGAAAATATTGGCCAATCACTTATTGACAAACACCACAGAACACTGGTTGAGTTTGTTGGAACCTGCTGATATTTGGTGTGCAAAAATCATGAACTGGGACGAACTTTTTGCTCACGACGGATTCAAGATTTTAGAAATGATTCAGAAAGTAAAAATGGGAGATGGTTTTGAATATGAAACTACACGTTGCCCAATTAAAATTGACGGACAATACATGAAATCTAGTTTGGGTTCCCCTGCATTAGGAGAACACACACAAGCTATTATCAAAGAAATGTTGTAA
- a CDS encoding CoA transferase, protein MKPLEGIVVLEFAQFMAGPSAGLRLADLGARVIKIERPVHGEAGRQIALKNLFLDGSSLVFHTVNRNKESYAADLKNPEDLECVRQLIAKADVMTHNFRPGVMEKIGLDYEKVKAINPKMIYATVTGYGTEGAWVKKPGQDLLVQSMSGFVNLTGNKNDDPVPVGAAVSDIITGSHLAQGILASIYKRTKTNQGAWVEVSLLESTLDLQFEVLTTYLNDGNQKPIRAEKGNANPYLGAPYGVYKTKDNYLSLAMGNILNIGKVLGCAPIASYTDSDSWFTKKDEIMTILSDFFIEKSTQEWLDILEPAGIWASAVFNYDDLLNHEGYKVLQMDQKLELLSGEEVHTLRCPIRMDDERIFAPKPAPRVGQHTADIRKEFNL, encoded by the coding sequence ATGAAACCACTAGAAGGAATTGTAGTACTCGAATTTGCTCAATTTATGGCAGGCCCGTCTGCGGGATTGCGATTGGCAGATTTAGGGGCAAGAGTAATAAAAATAGAACGTCCGGTTCACGGAGAAGCTGGGAGACAAATTGCATTGAAAAATTTATTTTTGGATGGTAGCAGTTTGGTTTTTCACACCGTTAACCGTAACAAAGAATCTTATGCAGCCGATTTGAAAAATCCTGAGGATTTGGAGTGCGTTCGACAATTAATAGCCAAAGCCGATGTCATGACCCACAACTTCCGTCCGGGAGTGATGGAGAAAATCGGTTTGGATTATGAAAAAGTAAAAGCCATCAACCCAAAAATGATTTACGCCACCGTAACCGGTTATGGTACAGAAGGTGCTTGGGTAAAAAAACCAGGACAAGATTTATTGGTACAATCCATGTCGGGTTTTGTGAACTTAACAGGGAACAAAAACGACGATCCTGTTCCTGTGGGAGCGGCGGTTTCGGATATTATTACAGGTTCACATTTAGCGCAAGGTATTTTGGCTTCGATTTATAAAAGAACCAAAACCAACCAAGGTGCTTGGGTCGAAGTAAGTTTACTAGAATCAACACTTGATTTACAGTTCGAAGTCTTGACAACCTACCTTAATGATGGTAATCAAAAACCAATAAGAGCTGAAAAAGGGAATGCAAACCCGTATTTAGGCGCTCCTTATGGTGTCTATAAAACCAAAGATAACTACCTTTCTTTGGCTATGGGTAATATTTTGAATATTGGAAAAGTATTAGGCTGTGCCCCTATCGCATCGTACACCGATTCGGATTCATGGTTTACAAAAAAAGATGAAATCATGACTATTTTGAGTGATTTCTTTATCGAAAAAAGCACACAAGAATGGTTGGATATTTTAGAGCCTGCTGGAATTTGGGCTTCTGCGGTTTTCAATTATGATGATTTATTGAACCACGAAGGGTATAAAGTTTTACAAATGGATCAAAAGTTGGAATTACTTTCTGGTGAAGAAGTACACACGTTGCGTTGTCCTATTCGAATGGATGACGAAAGGATTTTTGCTCCAAAACCAGCTCCAAGAGTCGGTCAACATACTGCTGACATTAGAAAAGAATTTAATTTATAA